The window TGACCTATACAGCTGCTTGTGTATGGTGAGCCAGGTTTTATTTGCAGATTTCCGTGAGCTGCAAAGGAGGCAGAGCAGCTATGTGTCAGATGTGCATGCCCATACTTGTATAGGATCTTTCAGTGGCATGAAGGAGGAAGTGAGGCTCAGACTTAGCcaacataaaagggatagaaagggccaggcatggtagcatgcatctttaatcccagcactctgtatgcagaggtaagaggattgctgttagttcaaggccagccagatactacgtagtgaattccaggtcagcctgaactaaagcgagactctacctcaaaaagggagTGGGGAATAGAAAAGATTTGCTTAGCAGATTAATAGTTGCGATGAAAATGGATGAGGTGAAAGGCTTAGCGTGTTAAAGAATAAGATACAGCAGCCTTGGAAGGACTGCATCTTTATGAGACAGTGTTGTGTGACACGATGCTGTTGGGATTTCAGCAGAGGAAAAGGTTGCTTATATTCACCTTCTCCCAGAAGTGGAAATAATAAAACTCTGCTTCCCAGTATTatcctgagctttttttttttttttttttggtcttttttttttttggtttttatttctttcacaccATCATAACTAatgagcaaaatatttttattgtattgagagGAGGTGGGGGGGTGAAGGAAGGAACTGTTACACACTTGTCTGTGCACGCTTGCTTGTTTACACTCAGCCCCCGAGCACAGGTATGTGAGGTTAGCAGAGGATCCCCGAGCAGCAGCCCCGACGCCAGGAACTGGGGCTTTCGAGACCATGCTTCTGAGTTTCCTTTCCACTCACTGTCACCTCCGTCGCCTGGGGCTTCTCACCTGCTATGGCAGGTGCAGACCAATGTCACTCCTGGGATATGTCCTAACTGGCTTTTTGCTGAGACTTGAGAGTCCCTGGCACTCTTTGATGATGTCCACCGAGCCCTTTCCATGTGGGCAATACCACCAGAGGCCCTTGGTACCCACAAACTTAGTGCTCAGACAGCAAGGCCAGGGGACTCCTGAGCACCATCAGTTTTTATCTTTCGCTGTTCATCACTAGGAGGGAACTATATTCTCTTCCTTTGTGTTTGTATGTAGATATGTTGGGGGGGAGGAGGTGTTAGACCAGAGGCTGATATTacgtgtcttcctcaattactctccacatTATTCACTGAggcaggtctctcacttgaacccaagcTCATGATGCATTgggctagtctagccagccagctccTCTGGGGAATCCCTCGTGTGCATTtggtatttacatgggttctgggggcccAAACTCTGGTCTTCACCCTGTGCAGCATGAcgtttatcccctgagccatctccagccccttctagcTTTGTACACATGAAAACTTGATCCTGTAGTTTGTGGCCTGAAGGAAGAGTCGTGGACGTGAGGCCAGCTGTCACCTGGGTTGGGTGAAGAAGGCATGGATGTGCTGTGCGGCCGCTGGTCAAACCACTGGCTCGAGTTCTTGAGTGGACGCGTTACTCAGTCGCTGGATGCTTGAAAACCTCTGAAGCAGAAGGGGAGCTTTAACCCTTCCAACCCCCGGGATCTGCTGCACAGTTCGGACCAGGGATGCCTCAGAGAGCACAGAGCGCCTCTTCCTGAGGAAGGGGTTCCTGCTGGGCTCTCTGGCTTGCTCTTGAACCAACTGGACAATGAGGCAGGATGCTTCCCTCTGGCTGGCCACTGGCTGGACCGCTGGGAAGTATTGTTCACTCATTCCTGTTTTTTCAACAACTATAATGCCTTGAAGAGTACTGGAATTTCTAACATGAACACGCCTCTTTCTGTAGCTATTTCCAGCCACCAAATCAGCTTCGGTAATATAAAGAATGCAAGATCTGCTCGCATCTCCTGAACCAACTGTGACCCGCGCCATTTCTCATTAGCCACAACGTGCCCCAAAGGCACATGCACTGGGCCTGTGCCATCAGCGGGGTTCCAGTCCATGGACAGCTTCTAAGGCGGGAAATGCAAGTCCGCACTGGAGCAAGCTCTAGGCACACGGTCCTACCAGGAGCCAGGACCTCTTTAGCAGGGTCCTCTTTGGCATCTCCGTGGTCCTGGCGCCCCGTGTGGGTCTGCGCCGTGGCCGGTCTAAAGCCCGCAGCCctgagctttcttttttattgccaTAGAATATAGCACTTTTACAAATGAAAGGGCCATATGTATCATTTGTGCTCAGGGTGAAATGGAGCTGTTGGCTGTCTTGTTTTTGTGGTCTTAGATGATAATTTTAGGAATTTTGAGCATCTTTGTAGCTTGGGTAGAAGTGTTTGAAGAAAAGGAAGGACACTGCATATTAGATGCGTTGAGCAGCTGATAGTCCCCTTTGTATTGGGTTCAAGTAATCTTCAGGATGTCATAACCAATTCAGATATAGACACCAAGCTACTATATGTAACAGCAGTTAGATGGCCACATGGCAATTAAAGCAAATGTAGCAGAATTGAATGAGTTTGTCTTTCCAGATTTTTCTGATATGATAATCATTTTTAGAAAACAGTTTTGTGGATTTGTATTTATGAGTTGTTAAAGGACTCCTGAGAAAGAACCTGCCATAGACATGTAGGATAGTCCTTATGAGCTACGCTTTGTTTCTTGAAATAAGGACCCTGATTTCAGACTTTAAAATCTGAGTCTCCATAAGGCCTAAAGTGAGGCAGATTTGGATGTCACCAAAATTGTTCCCTCTGACCTAGTTAAACGCCAGTTATGCGTGACACTTACCTCTTGGCATTGACAGGTCACTGCCTCGTGGACATTACCAGGGATACCATCATCGGCTCGGGTGCCTGATCCACACATGAGCATTAAAGAGTGATGTGGGGGGCTCCACATGAGAACTCTGCAGCGCTGGGGTCATGCTCAATCTTCAAGTTGTAGCCATGCTTGGTCTCCACGGGCGCATGTGCATGTTATGTGCGAAGTTAGTATGAAGTAGGATTGCAAAATGTCACATAGCTGccacgcacttgggaggcagaggaaagaggatcactgtaatgtagaggccagcctggagctacaaagtcagtcccaggtcagcctggactagagtgagaccctaccttgaaaaaaataaaaatgtcatgtaGCTGAAGGGACAATAGGGTGAAGACCTCATTCTTCCCTAATGACTGGACTGGTCTGGGAGTGGTTTCTCCCAGAATTCTTGCCTTCTTGACAGAACTTTCTGCTGGACTGTGAGCTTCTCCTTTGTGGGTGAGAAAGGTGGAGTTAGCCCAGTGGAATGAACTTTCCTTCCGAATGCTTCCTTTGGGACTTGTGTGTTGCGTGTTCCTCCTAGCCAGTCAAAACAAGCTCATGATTGTCTTGTGTCTCCGGGGTTGGCCTTTGAAAATCAAGCTATACGTCGTTGGCGCTCTTCAACAGTGACTACAGACCCTCACTGTCCTGTGGCATTAATTTAGTTATTCTGACAACAGCGAACCTCTTCCAAAGCATCTGATTTCAGAgcccttcaaggtagggtgtgATTGTGTTCTGAGGATTTGCTTGACCCGTCCTGGTGAGAAAATGAAGAGGTAGCTGGCATGGTGCCCAGAGTGTGACTTCTTACAGGGTCTACCGTGGAGAAGAAGGGTCCTGAGAACAGCACAGGGACAGCTAAACATCCCCTCCCCCAGCTGCCAAAACAACCCTTTGCTCTTTCTGAACGTGTAAACTAGATGaaacctttcctcctctctcctccctccctttgtccAGCCTTCTCTGTTTTGAGTTTGATCAGTTTAACTGTTCGAAAACTGTCACCAAAGTGAGGAATAAAGGTAGGTGTTCAGATGCCTGATGCAGGCCCCTGGAGTGTGTCTGTGAGGCTGTGCAGGGGTGCAGCCGATCCTCACCAAGACCAACGGGCTTCCGAATGCCGTGACTGGAGCCTTCACAGTTTCTAGAGCAATAATGGAACCTGAACTTTATCCGTATTGTTTCAATGAAATCATTTCCTCCACCATTTTTCAACCCATCTACATTGCTAAAACCACCTTTTAACTATATTTTGACAATTCCATAAATTGTGTGACATGCAATAATGGTAATTTTGTgtcatcctttccaatttgatgTTTAACTCCTTAAAACCTGTCTTGGATTTTTAGAGCACACAGcggttgtatgtgtgtgcacatgtttcgGCTTTTACTTTGTACCTCTGAGTGTCAGATGTGAGGTTCTATGGCAGATGTGATTTTCCTAATTTGTATTGTTGAATTTGAATGGATACTTTTCTCCAGCAGTTGCTATGGTTATCAAGTTGTCATAGTTGCTTTACCGTTCTCAGAATAGCAACTGTTCTGTTTCTGTCATGCAAAAAGGGTGCAAGATGTCCTCCCTGCCTGGAACCAAGCCATAGCCAGGTAGAGGCCCGGGACTTTGCTCCCCTGGAGCTCGGCAAACATGCACGTTCTGTCCCCTTGGAAGAGCAGAGGCAGGTTTTATGGGCACGTAGCTTGCACCCCTTACTCCTTTTGCTCCAGAGATTAAAGACAAGTCTGCATTTCCCCCAATACTAAAGAATATTATCAAAACAAGTacatctgcaaaacctaatgcaATTTTTCTTGAGCAGTCTGAACCTTTCATTGCTTTTAGAAGCACTTTGggttaatttttctgtttttatttttctcttgtcatAACTCAACCCCCAGGGTTAGACTGTAGAATTAGATACTGAATGGATTACATTAGAACATTTAGGCCAATTTAAGTCGAAGAAAGAAGCCATAGAGATGCAAGACAGAAATTCAGCTGTCCAGTTCCCATTTGGTCCTTTCTCCCTGTGACAGGCACACTGGTGTGCAGACCCTCCTCTGGAACTTGAGGGATTCCTGGTGCTTTTGAAGGTACAAGTTCAAGCCAATTCACTGGACCATGAATACTACCTGTGTCCTTGCTGTGCTGGCACTTCCCATCACTTGGTTGCCAGACTTTATAGTGTGTACAATGTCCTCTTTCCATGTAGAGTGACGTGGGAGGGAGACAGTTCAGCTTCACTCTCTCAGCCTGCTGGGACGGGCCGTTGAGAGGGCCTGTCCAGTGCCGTCTCTGTCATCGTCCAGCTGGCGATGGTTGAAAAGCTCTTTTCACACAGCTGAGCGCCTGCTCGACTCTGCTTCTCCTTGCGGCTGGGCAACTCTTGCATCTTACTGAATCCACACTTGACAGCAAGTAAGGAAAACTTCAGCAGTTCAATCTAGTTTTCACACTTGCAAATAGTCTTACATATTTCACACATCAAGGAACTTCCCCGCATCCCCTTGGTTCAAAACTCCCCTTGAGTGTGCCTTGCCCTCTTGTCCAAGTGCAGGGCCCGAGCCTGTGCCCGGCATACGTGAAGCCAGCTCTGAGTATCCTTTGCCATTGAATTGCTGCCAATCATAAGAACATCTGGAGCCATCAGAAACTGGTATTTGTAGAGAAATTTGGTGCAGAGTTCAGAGTATCACTAAGTACTACTAAGTTTTACCAGAAGATAGAGGTTGTCCTCTCTGAGTCCCTTGCAGATGAAATTCAGAACATGTGCTGCATACTTAGGCATTTGCTAGGAGGGCAGATGTCGAGTATTCTCAGTGCCATGGGATGAAAGCAAAACACCTGGGCAGCCCTGTGTGCCAGAGAAAGCAGAGTATGCCCTTACCGTCCTGACAGACATACGCAGGGGCATGTGTGTCTGCGGGACCTGCAGGCTGTTgactctgcttctgtctcttgtGTGGCTAATGTGTCCCAACCCTCAAGTTGGGCAGCAAGAGTGACCTCTACCCCATGTGGACACTTGAGGGTGTGCCATGTGACTTCTTCCCTGGCTGGCTTATTAGCTCTAAAAGCTTGGCTGAAACCCTTGCCAAGGGAGCCAAGCAGGTGGTAAGGAAACGGCTGTGATAAGTACCGACGATAACTGTCCATCTGCACGATGGAGCAGGACTAAAGTGAGGCAAGAGTCCAAGTATGGACAAACTTGTAAATGGCCACAGAGCTGAAAGCCAGTCTGCAGGTATCACCTGGCCCAGGCAGGCTCACCATGCTGCTATTGGGCAGGTGTAGCACCCTTAGCCTGGGCAGCAGCCCGGGCAGCTACAGGCCACACTTGGACACGTAGAGCTATTGAATGACAAAGCCCCAGTCAGCCCCCTCTGGACCCcttcacaaagaaaaacaataaaaaaaggacagaaaaagaatAAGAGGAGGTGGGCAGGGCTCAGGGTAACAAGGCAAGGAAAATCAATTtgaacc of the Jaculus jaculus isolate mJacJac1 unplaced genomic scaffold, mJacJac1.mat.Y.cur mat_scaffold_74_1_287302_arrow_ctg1, whole genome shotgun sequence genome contains:
- the LOC123457482 gene encoding Fanconi anemia core complex-associated protein 24-like — encoded protein: MARVTVGSGDASRSCILYITEADLVAGNSYRKRRVHVRNSSTLQGIIVVEKTGMSEQYFPAVQPVASQREASCLIVQLVQEQAREPSRNPFLRKRRSVLSEASLVRTVQQIPGVGRVKAPLLLQRFSSIQRLSNASTQELEPVV